One segment of Mycolicibacterium neworleansense DNA contains the following:
- a CDS encoding TetR family transcriptional regulator has product MSRWEPNASDRLQEAALQLYLERGFDQSTVAEIAERAGLTERTYFRYFADKREALFGGQAMLTEILLAGIADAPADGAPLDVIGTALTALGAMFDGRRDHARRRQSVIDANPALQERELIKLATLSTAMAEALRDRGIDDPAAQLAAETGMAVFKVAFGRWVHDSTAAGLAEIVTSTMDDLKALTAQ; this is encoded by the coding sequence ATGAGCCGCTGGGAGCCCAACGCGAGTGACCGCCTGCAGGAGGCGGCCTTGCAGCTCTACCTTGAGCGCGGGTTCGACCAGAGCACGGTCGCCGAGATCGCCGAGCGGGCCGGGCTGACCGAGCGCACCTATTTCCGCTATTTCGCCGACAAACGCGAGGCACTGTTCGGCGGACAGGCCATGCTCACCGAGATTCTGCTCGCCGGAATCGCCGACGCCCCGGCCGACGGCGCACCGCTCGACGTCATCGGTACCGCGCTGACCGCACTCGGGGCGATGTTCGACGGCCGGCGCGACCATGCCCGGCGCCGGCAGTCGGTCATCGACGCCAACCCCGCGCTGCAGGAGCGTGAGCTGATCAAACTCGCCACCCTGTCCACCGCGATGGCCGAAGCGCTACGTGACCGCGGCATCGACGATCCGGCGGCACAGTTGGCCGCCGAAACCGGGATGGCGGTGTTCAAGGTGGCATTCGGCCGATGGGTGCACGACAGCACCGCTGCCGGCCTGGCCGAGATCGTCACCTCGACGATGGATGACCTGAAGGCGTTGACCGCCCAGTAG
- a CDS encoding L,D-transpeptidase, producing the protein MMLTSVRRAYLAVALAVLAVSGGVVVSALPDCAEHCQTLAAPPQGVPQPSPTEPAKLTITPKPDAEVDPLARIMVTADTGTVARVTMLNDAGKEIPGVLTPDARTWKPTTTLGYGRTYTLKVDARGPGGMPTRKTVSFSTVTPGYQARVYLNGTNYAPLQDGATYGVGMVIVARFDEPVTDKASAENRMRVITEPKAVGAWNWIDDQTAHWRPEKYYAPGTKVTVDAGIYGAKLGDDLYGAQDEKVSFTIGASHVTVADDTDKQVRVYENGKLVRTMPTSMGMGGTETVGGTTMSFWTPRGVYTVMDKANPVVMDSSTYGLPVNSRLGYKTTIPWATRISIDGIYLHQLNSTIWAQGKENVSHGCLNLSGENAEWFYNFSVPGDIVEIRNTGGDPLKPENNGDWSVPWAEWVKGSALR; encoded by the coding sequence GTGATGTTGACGTCTGTTCGTCGTGCCTACCTCGCGGTCGCACTTGCTGTGTTGGCCGTGTCAGGTGGTGTCGTTGTCTCGGCCCTGCCGGACTGCGCCGAGCACTGCCAGACGTTGGCCGCGCCGCCACAAGGCGTCCCGCAGCCCTCACCCACCGAGCCGGCCAAACTGACCATCACCCCCAAGCCTGACGCTGAGGTCGACCCGCTGGCCCGGATCATGGTCACCGCCGACACCGGCACCGTGGCGCGCGTGACGATGCTCAACGACGCGGGCAAGGAAATCCCCGGCGTCCTCACCCCCGACGCCAGGACCTGGAAGCCGACCACCACGCTCGGCTATGGCCGCACCTACACGCTCAAGGTCGATGCGCGCGGTCCCGGCGGCATGCCGACCCGCAAGACCGTCTCGTTCAGTACCGTGACCCCCGGCTACCAGGCCCGCGTCTATCTCAACGGGACGAACTACGCCCCGCTGCAGGACGGCGCCACCTACGGCGTCGGCATGGTGATCGTCGCGCGGTTCGACGAGCCGGTCACCGACAAGGCCAGCGCCGAGAACCGGATGAGGGTCATCACCGAGCCCAAGGCCGTCGGCGCGTGGAACTGGATCGATGACCAGACCGCGCACTGGCGCCCGGAGAAGTACTACGCCCCGGGCACCAAGGTGACCGTCGACGCCGGCATCTACGGCGCCAAGCTCGGCGACGATCTCTACGGCGCGCAGGACGAGAAGGTCTCCTTCACCATCGGCGCCTCGCACGTCACCGTCGCCGACGACACCGACAAGCAGGTCCGGGTCTACGAGAACGGCAAGCTGGTGCGCACCATGCCGACCTCGATGGGCATGGGCGGCACCGAAACCGTCGGCGGCACCACGATGAGCTTCTGGACCCCGCGCGGCGTCTACACCGTGATGGACAAGGCCAATCCGGTGGTGATGGACTCATCGACCTACGGCCTGCCGGTCAACTCGCGCCTGGGCTACAAGACCACCATCCCGTGGGCCACGCGGATCAGCATCGACGGCATCTACCTGCACCAGTTGAACTCGACGATCTGGGCGCAGGGCAAGGAGAACGTCAGCCACGGCTGTCTGAACCTCAGCGGCGAGAACGCCGAGTGGTTCTACAACTTCTCGGTGCCCGGTGACATCGTCGAGATCCGCAACACCGGCGGGGATCCGCTGAAGCCCGAGAACAACGGCGACTGGTCGGTGCCCTGGGCCGAATGGGTCAAGGGCAGCGCCCTGCGCTGA
- a CDS encoding LOG family protein, protein MNICVFLSAADLDERYTEPARTFAELLGKAGHTLVWGGSDKGLMKVVADEVQNSGGRLVGISVEFLRSHARPGADEMVITADLAERKATLLARSDALVVMAGGLGTLDEATEILELRKHRRHDKPVVLLNTAGFYDGLVIQLRRMEQDGFLPVPLDDLVFVTEEPAAAMAYLDSAGT, encoded by the coding sequence ATGAACATCTGCGTCTTCCTCTCGGCCGCCGACCTCGATGAGCGCTACACCGAACCGGCGCGCACCTTCGCCGAACTGCTCGGCAAGGCAGGCCACACCCTGGTCTGGGGCGGTTCCGACAAAGGGCTGATGAAAGTCGTGGCCGACGAAGTGCAGAACAGCGGCGGCCGGCTGGTGGGCATCTCGGTCGAGTTTCTGCGCTCGCACGCCAGACCGGGCGCTGACGAAATGGTGATCACCGCAGATCTGGCCGAGCGCAAGGCGACGCTGTTGGCGCGTTCCGACGCACTGGTGGTGATGGCCGGCGGGCTGGGCACCCTCGATGAGGCCACCGAGATCCTGGAGTTACGCAAGCACCGTCGTCACGACAAGCCCGTGGTGCTGCTGAACACCGCCGGCTTCTACGACGGCCTGGTGATCCAGCTGCGCCGGATGGAGCAGGACGGGTTCCTGCCCGTGCCATTGGACGACCTGGTGTTCGTCACCGAGGAACCGGCCGCGGCAATGGCGTATCTGGACAGCGCCGGAACCTGA
- a CDS encoding peptide chain release factor 3 yields MTDNALATPAANTPQAAKISAEAARRRTFAVISHPDAGKSTLTEALALHARVITEAGAIHGKAGRRSTVSDWMEMEKARGISITSTALQFPYRDCVINLLDTPGHADFSEDTYRVLTAVDCAVMLIDAAKGLEPQTLKLFQVCKHRGIPIITVINKWDRPGRHALELMDEIHERIGLRTTPLTWPVGIAGDFKGVMDRRENKFIRFTRTAGGATAAPEEHIAADDAHAAAGDDWDTAVEESELLSADGSDYDRQTFLSGESSPVLFTSAALNFGVNQLLDVLVELAPAPSGSLDVDGNRRAVDSPFSAFVFKVQAGMDSSHRDRIAYARVVSGTFERGDVLTHAATGKPFVTKYAQSVFGQQRSTLDDAWPGDVIGLANAAALRPGDTLYRDIPVVYPPIPSFSPEHFAVARGTDPSKHKQFRKGIEQLEQEGVVQVLRSDKRGDQAPVFAAVGPMQFEVAAHRMATELSAPISLENLPYQVARVVRPEDAEFVNRQVSCEVLTRSDGVMLVLFSTPWRLEGFQRDNPDIKLGSLVAAEG; encoded by the coding sequence ATGACCGACAATGCCCTGGCCACTCCCGCCGCCAACACCCCGCAAGCTGCCAAGATCTCCGCCGAGGCGGCCCGTCGCCGTACCTTCGCCGTCATCAGCCACCCCGACGCCGGTAAGTCGACGCTGACCGAGGCGCTGGCGCTGCACGCCCGGGTGATCACCGAGGCCGGCGCGATCCACGGCAAGGCGGGCCGGCGCTCCACCGTGTCGGACTGGATGGAGATGGAGAAGGCCCGCGGCATCTCGATCACATCGACCGCGCTGCAGTTCCCTTACCGCGACTGCGTCATCAACCTGCTCGACACCCCCGGTCACGCCGACTTCTCCGAGGACACCTACCGGGTGCTGACCGCGGTGGACTGCGCGGTCATGCTCATCGACGCCGCGAAAGGCCTTGAGCCGCAGACCCTCAAACTGTTCCAGGTGTGTAAGCACCGCGGCATCCCGATCATCACGGTGATCAACAAGTGGGACCGCCCGGGTCGGCACGCGCTGGAGTTGATGGACGAGATCCACGAGCGGATCGGGCTGCGCACCACTCCGCTGACCTGGCCGGTGGGTATCGCAGGGGATTTCAAGGGCGTGATGGATCGCCGGGAGAACAAGTTCATCCGGTTCACGCGTACCGCGGGTGGCGCCACCGCGGCGCCCGAGGAACACATCGCCGCCGACGACGCCCACGCTGCCGCCGGGGACGACTGGGACACCGCCGTGGAGGAGTCCGAGCTGCTGTCGGCCGACGGGTCCGACTACGACCGCCAGACTTTCCTGTCCGGCGAATCCTCGCCGGTGCTGTTCACCTCGGCCGCGTTGAACTTCGGTGTCAACCAGCTGCTGGACGTGCTGGTGGAGTTGGCCCCGGCGCCCAGCGGCTCGCTCGATGTCGACGGGAACCGCCGGGCGGTGGACTCGCCGTTCAGCGCGTTCGTGTTCAAGGTGCAGGCCGGCATGGACTCCTCGCACCGCGACCGCATCGCGTATGCACGCGTGGTGTCGGGGACGTTCGAGCGCGGCGACGTGCTCACCCACGCCGCGACCGGCAAGCCGTTCGTCACCAAGTACGCGCAGTCGGTGTTCGGTCAGCAGCGCTCGACGCTCGACGACGCGTGGCCCGGCGATGTGATCGGGTTGGCCAACGCCGCGGCGCTGCGCCCCGGCGACACGCTGTACCGCGACATCCCCGTGGTGTATCCGCCGATCCCGAGCTTCTCCCCCGAGCATTTCGCGGTGGCCCGCGGCACCGATCCCAGCAAGCACAAGCAGTTCCGCAAGGGCATCGAGCAGCTCGAGCAGGAAGGCGTCGTGCAGGTCCTGCGCTCGGACAAGCGCGGCGATCAGGCGCCGGTGTTCGCCGCGGTCGGGCCGATGCAGTTCGAGGTGGCCGCCCACCGGATGGCCACCGAACTCAGCGCGCCGATCTCGCTGGAGAACCTGCCCTATCAGGTGGCGCGGGTCGTCCGCCCCGAGGACGCCGAGTTCGTGAACCGTCAGGTGTCCTGTGAGGTGTTGACCCGGTCCGATGGCGTCATGCTCGTGCTGTTCTCCACTCCGTGGCGACTGGAGGGCTTCCAGCGGGACAACCCCGACATCAAGCTCGGGTCACTGGTCGCCGCTGAGGGCTGA
- a CDS encoding RICIN domain-containing protein: MDASTARRAFAGVALTGVCAVGLMFGPAAQAGSRKALLANTQTGKCLTIAGGVSTENNVLALQFDCDGHPSRSWMLDDMGDGTVQIRNVQTNKCLTIAGGVSTENNVRALQFNCDDHPSRRWILDFQGDGTYQIRNVQTRKCLTIAGGVSTENNVDALQFTCDDHPSRTWRIVFQGGGRIDDN; the protein is encoded by the coding sequence ATGGACGCTTCGACAGCCCGGCGTGCATTCGCCGGCGTGGCCCTCACGGGCGTGTGTGCGGTCGGTCTGATGTTCGGGCCGGCGGCGCAGGCCGGGTCTCGGAAAGCCCTGCTCGCCAACACCCAAACCGGCAAGTGCCTGACGATCGCCGGTGGGGTGAGCACGGAGAACAACGTGCTGGCACTGCAGTTCGACTGTGACGGCCATCCGTCCCGCAGCTGGATGCTCGACGACATGGGTGACGGCACCGTGCAGATCAGGAATGTGCAAACCAACAAGTGTCTGACCATCGCCGGTGGGGTGAGCACGGAAAACAACGTGCGCGCATTGCAGTTCAACTGCGACGATCACCCGTCACGCCGTTGGATACTCGACTTCCAGGGCGACGGGACCTATCAGATCCGCAATGTCCAAACCCGCAAGTGCCTGACCATCGCGGGTGGGGTGAGCACCGAAAACAACGTCGACGCACTGCAATTCACCTGTGATGACCACCCGTCGCGGACCTGGCGCATCGTATTCCAGGGCGGCGGAAGGATCGACGACAACTGA
- the cax gene encoding calcium/proton exchanger yields MGTALIRSDKLLIFGGLAICVVAGLSHYGGWPHLVGFVVSALAVTVLASVVGLAVDQLGDRFGPGATGVLQSALGNLPELFICIFALKAGLVDVVRAALIGSILANLLLVLGLAFLVGGLKHGPQKLGSAQVRTILVLMVLSVTAMAIPSIAHEVHAPASEHEVSFSMIVSVVLLVLFGLSLPYSLSRDKTKTSDPVPQPAKEAPRWPVGLAIGMLAIAGGAAAFVSDWFVAALEPAMDSLHISQAFAGLVIVAIAGNAVENVVGVQLAAKNESEYAFSIILNSPIQIALVLAPVLVLVSQIFGLASLTLVFGPMLIVALLVAVILAAIIAFDGESTWLEGAALIALYCVIAASFWWG; encoded by the coding sequence ATGGGGACGGCGCTCATCCGATCCGACAAGCTGTTGATCTTCGGTGGCCTGGCCATCTGTGTGGTCGCGGGGCTGTCCCACTACGGCGGCTGGCCGCACCTGGTCGGCTTCGTCGTCAGTGCGCTGGCAGTCACCGTATTGGCCTCGGTCGTGGGCCTGGCCGTCGATCAACTCGGAGACCGGTTCGGCCCCGGCGCGACCGGGGTGCTGCAGTCCGCCCTCGGTAATCTGCCCGAACTGTTCATCTGCATCTTCGCCCTCAAGGCCGGACTGGTCGACGTGGTGCGGGCCGCGCTGATCGGCTCGATCCTGGCCAATCTGCTGCTGGTGCTGGGCTTGGCGTTCCTGGTCGGTGGATTGAAGCACGGCCCACAGAAACTTGGCTCGGCCCAGGTCCGCACCATCCTGGTGCTGATGGTCTTGTCGGTCACCGCGATGGCGATTCCCTCGATCGCGCACGAGGTGCACGCTCCCGCCTCCGAACACGAAGTGTCCTTCTCGATGATCGTGTCGGTCGTCCTGCTGGTGCTGTTCGGGCTGTCGTTGCCGTACTCGTTGAGCCGGGACAAGACCAAGACCAGTGACCCGGTGCCGCAGCCGGCCAAGGAGGCACCGCGGTGGCCGGTCGGATTGGCGATCGGCATGCTGGCCATCGCGGGCGGGGCGGCGGCGTTCGTCTCGGACTGGTTCGTTGCCGCGCTGGAACCGGCGATGGACTCGCTGCACATCTCGCAGGCATTCGCCGGTCTGGTGATCGTGGCCATCGCCGGCAACGCGGTGGAGAACGTCGTCGGTGTGCAACTGGCCGCCAAAAACGAGTCGGAGTACGCCTTCTCGATCATCCTGAACAGCCCGATCCAGATCGCGCTGGTGCTGGCACCGGTGCTGGTGTTGGTGAGTCAGATCTTCGGGCTGGCCTCGCTGACCCTGGTGTTCGGGCCGATGCTGATCGTCGCCCTGCTGGTCGCCGTCATCTTGGCCGCGATCATCGCCTTCGACGGCGAATCCACCTGGTTGGAAGGCGCGGCACTGATCGCCCTGTACTGCGTCATCGCCGCCTCGTTCTGGTGGGGCTGA
- a CDS encoding esterase-like activity of phytase family protein produces the protein MRTARAAAVTTAAALILAGCTGEDQKPQTPNATSPIDWNLPDPDRYHRTATYPVYLNKPAEDPVDKETVAEISTVTPDGNTVIYTDAAAKRIGFVDIKDPAKPVGKGTLSLAELGHKDDQPTSVAAVQDVVLVVVDTTGGDFAHPSGRVDIVRVSDRTRVHSVDLGGQPDSIAISPDGSFAAIAMENQRDEEFTPPGKEEGDLPQPPTGFVQLIDLTGAPNTWKPRKVDFDVEAARKAGLDTPEDLEPEYVSINSRGQVAVTLQENNGIAVIDGHTGTVTKIFGAGGQSVDRIDTKEDDAIDQTGSIPDTPREPDAIGWIHDDYLATANEGDWKGGTRGWTIFNANTGEVVWDAGNSLEQLAVRTGLHIESRTESKGPEPEGLAITTIGGRPTALIASERSNFVAVYDVSEPAAPRFRQILPTTPGPEGVLPIPSRNLLAISSESDDAENRVRASVNLYGYGESFATTGKPDFPSIVSRDVDGAPIGWGALGALTADPNDANRLYTATDIAYGPARILGVDVSQKPALIDTALPVTEDGKPLALDTEGVSARPDGGFVLAVEGEDGAGNQIVYVAADGKIEKRVPLPKDIAAQLGSNGLEGVAVDGGSVWVALQRELKSDPKGVVRLGRYTPAEDKWEWFGYQLEPTSTKDDWVGVSEIAVHNGELLILERDKLNGPDARVKALYRVAIPDGQGVTSTEKPRVLPKTLARNLLPDLQAPNGYVQEKVEGFAIAGNQNLYVVTDNDGLDDANGETVFLDLGPAADALQG, from the coding sequence ATGAGAACGGCACGGGCCGCAGCGGTGACCACCGCGGCAGCGCTGATCCTGGCAGGCTGCACCGGCGAGGACCAGAAGCCGCAGACCCCCAACGCGACCTCGCCGATCGACTGGAACCTTCCCGACCCGGACCGTTACCACCGCACCGCCACCTACCCGGTGTATCTCAACAAGCCGGCCGAAGATCCGGTAGACAAAGAAACCGTCGCCGAGATCTCCACCGTCACTCCCGATGGCAACACCGTCATATACACCGACGCCGCCGCCAAGCGCATCGGCTTCGTCGACATCAAAGACCCAGCCAAACCGGTTGGCAAGGGCACCCTTTCGCTCGCGGAGCTGGGCCACAAAGACGACCAGCCCACCTCGGTGGCCGCCGTACAAGACGTCGTCCTGGTCGTCGTCGACACCACCGGAGGCGACTTCGCGCACCCGTCAGGCCGCGTCGACATCGTCCGGGTCAGCGACCGCACCCGCGTGCACAGCGTCGACCTGGGCGGCCAGCCGGATTCGATCGCCATCAGCCCTGACGGCTCCTTCGCCGCGATCGCCATGGAAAACCAGCGCGATGAGGAATTCACCCCGCCCGGCAAGGAGGAAGGTGATTTGCCGCAGCCGCCAACGGGTTTCGTGCAACTCATCGACCTCACCGGTGCACCGAACACCTGGAAGCCTCGCAAGGTCGACTTCGACGTCGAAGCCGCGCGAAAGGCGGGCCTGGACACCCCCGAAGATCTGGAACCGGAATACGTCAGCATCAACTCCCGCGGCCAGGTCGCGGTGACCCTGCAGGAGAACAACGGCATCGCCGTCATCGACGGCCACACCGGCACCGTCACCAAGATCTTCGGCGCTGGAGGCCAATCCGTCGACCGCATCGACACCAAAGAGGACGACGCGATCGACCAGACCGGGTCGATCCCCGACACTCCGCGCGAGCCGGACGCCATCGGCTGGATCCATGACGACTACCTCGCCACCGCCAACGAAGGCGACTGGAAGGGCGGCACCCGCGGCTGGACGATCTTCAACGCCAACACCGGTGAGGTGGTGTGGGACGCCGGAAACTCCCTCGAACAGCTCGCGGTGCGCACCGGCCTGCACATCGAAAGCCGTACGGAATCCAAGGGGCCCGAGCCAGAAGGCCTGGCCATCACCACCATCGGTGGGCGACCCACTGCGTTGATCGCCTCCGAACGCAGCAATTTCGTCGCGGTCTACGACGTCAGCGAACCGGCCGCGCCGAGGTTCCGGCAGATCCTGCCGACCACACCGGGCCCCGAGGGCGTCCTGCCGATCCCGTCGCGCAACCTGCTGGCGATTTCGTCGGAGTCCGACGATGCCGAGAACCGCGTGCGGGCGTCGGTCAACCTCTACGGCTATGGCGAATCCTTCGCCACCACAGGCAAACCGGACTTTCCCTCCATCGTCTCTCGCGACGTCGACGGGGCGCCGATCGGATGGGGAGCGCTCGGCGCGCTGACGGCGGACCCGAACGACGCCAACCGGCTCTACACCGCCACCGACATCGCCTACGGCCCGGCCCGCATCCTGGGTGTCGACGTCAGCCAGAAGCCGGCCCTGATCGACACCGCGCTGCCGGTCACCGAGGACGGCAAGCCCCTGGCCCTCGACACCGAGGGTGTATCCGCCCGCCCCGACGGTGGATTCGTGCTGGCGGTGGAAGGCGAAGACGGCGCGGGTAACCAGATCGTCTACGTCGCGGCCGACGGCAAGATCGAAAAGCGGGTGCCCTTGCCCAAAGACATTGCGGCACAACTCGGCAGCAACGGTCTCGAAGGGGTCGCTGTCGACGGAGGCTCGGTCTGGGTGGCGCTGCAACGTGAGCTCAAGTCCGATCCGAAAGGCGTGGTCCGCCTTGGGCGTTACACCCCGGCCGAGGACAAGTGGGAGTGGTTTGGCTATCAGCTGGAGCCCACCAGCACCAAGGATGACTGGGTCGGAGTGTCCGAGATCGCCGTCCACAACGGTGAATTGTTGATTCTCGAACGCGACAAGCTGAACGGCCCCGACGCGCGGGTGAAGGCGCTGTACCGGGTGGCGATTCCCGACGGCCAAGGCGTGACCTCTACCGAAAAGCCCCGGGTGCTGCCGAAGACCTTGGCCCGCAACCTGTTGCCCGACCTGCAGGCCCCCAATGGCTACGTGCAGGAGAAAGTCGAGGGCTTCGCGATCGCCGGCAACCAGAACCTGTACGTGGTCACCGACAACGACGGGCTCGACGACGCCAACGGGGAGACCGTATTCCTCGACCTCGGCCCGGCGGCCGACGCGCTGCAGGGGTAG
- a CDS encoding metallophosphoesterase yields the protein MTDSTAQGYDIIGDVHGCATQLQALLAELGYQKASNTSEYRHPERQAIFVGDLIDRGDEQLQALQIVKDMVEAGSAKIVMGNHEFNALAYDTEWPVGSGQYLRPRSAKNAKQHAAFLAQVTGADRRRYLDWFTTIPLWLDLGGLRVVHACWHPDSIAAVEKHCGSSTPFRDIAHLVAATDKAHPLYQAIETLLKGPEISLVDRDQPEYHDKDGHPRANARIRWWHSEARTLRDIAEMGGNFTTPTGEPYPLLPELELSDRDHTYVYPPGVPVFYGHYWRQRPAQRLHDWTDYTACVDFSAVKGGALTAYRWSGETRIDPANYVPLVS from the coding sequence ATGACAGATTCCACCGCTCAGGGCTACGACATCATCGGCGACGTCCACGGGTGTGCCACTCAACTGCAAGCATTGCTCGCCGAGCTCGGCTACCAGAAGGCCAGCAACACAAGCGAATACCGCCATCCCGAGCGCCAGGCCATCTTCGTCGGTGACCTGATCGACCGCGGTGATGAGCAATTGCAGGCATTGCAGATCGTCAAGGACATGGTCGAGGCCGGCAGCGCGAAGATCGTGATGGGCAACCACGAGTTCAACGCTCTGGCCTACGACACCGAGTGGCCGGTCGGCAGCGGCCAATACCTTCGCCCACGGTCAGCGAAGAACGCCAAGCAGCACGCGGCGTTTCTGGCGCAGGTCACCGGCGCCGATCGGCGGCGATACCTGGACTGGTTCACCACCATTCCGCTGTGGCTGGACCTCGGCGGCCTGCGCGTCGTACATGCCTGCTGGCACCCGGATTCGATCGCCGCCGTCGAAAAGCACTGTGGCTCAAGTACCCCGTTCCGCGACATCGCCCACCTGGTGGCGGCCACCGACAAGGCCCACCCGCTGTACCAGGCGATCGAGACACTGCTCAAGGGACCAGAGATCAGCCTGGTCGACCGCGACCAGCCCGAATACCACGACAAGGACGGTCATCCCCGGGCCAACGCCCGGATTCGCTGGTGGCACAGCGAGGCCCGCACCCTGCGGGATATCGCTGAAATGGGCGGCAACTTCACGACGCCCACTGGTGAGCCCTACCCGCTGCTACCCGAACTTGAGTTGTCAGACCGCGACCATACCTACGTCTACCCGCCGGGCGTGCCGGTGTTCTACGGGCACTACTGGCGGCAGCGTCCGGCCCAGCGCCTGCATGACTGGACGGACTACACCGCTTGCGTGGACTTCAGCGCGGTGAAGGGCGGCGCGTTGACGGCCTACCGGTGGTCGGGTGAGACGCGGATCGACCCGGCCAATTACGTGCCGTTGGTCTCCTGA
- a CDS encoding mechanosensitive ion channel family protein — MAVYNQAFEWTETNRHWLVEVPIRVVAYVAVALIIRFLLHRAIDRATTGRPKKSSSAELEGQAKKPPLLRYLRDRASATTNGIRAAERRQQRAQTIGSVLKSTVSIVLLVWVVLAILSVLGVNIAPFIASAGVVGLAIGFGAQNLVRDFVSGVFMLLEDQYGVGDNVDLGEVSGEVQSVGLRITTVRDIDGTLWYVRNGEITRVGNMSQDYAVARVEVPVALTADVDRAEQVAVEAAHDVIADPSMSGKVIGEPEMLGVQSLAADQLTLRMTLKTRPNAQWSVQRKLRREILRAYDENGINLPYPQGRIHAVVGGQETNGT, encoded by the coding sequence ATGGCTGTGTACAACCAGGCTTTTGAATGGACGGAAACGAATCGACATTGGCTCGTTGAGGTCCCCATCAGGGTCGTGGCGTACGTCGCCGTCGCGTTAATCATTCGGTTTTTGCTGCATCGTGCGATCGACCGCGCCACCACCGGCAGGCCAAAGAAGTCCAGTAGCGCGGAGCTGGAAGGGCAAGCGAAAAAGCCGCCGCTGCTGCGTTATCTGCGTGATCGGGCCTCGGCGACGACCAACGGGATCCGGGCGGCCGAACGTCGACAGCAGCGGGCCCAGACCATCGGGTCGGTCCTCAAGTCCACGGTGTCGATCGTGCTGCTGGTCTGGGTGGTGCTGGCGATTCTCAGCGTGCTCGGGGTCAACATCGCACCGTTCATCGCCTCGGCCGGTGTGGTCGGCCTCGCGATCGGCTTCGGCGCCCAGAATCTGGTCCGCGATTTCGTCAGCGGCGTCTTCATGTTGCTCGAAGACCAGTACGGCGTCGGCGACAACGTCGACCTGGGCGAGGTGTCCGGGGAAGTGCAGTCCGTCGGGCTGCGCATCACCACGGTCCGCGACATCGACGGCACGCTCTGGTACGTGCGCAACGGCGAGATCACCCGCGTCGGCAACATGAGCCAGGACTATGCCGTGGCCCGCGTCGAGGTGCCCGTCGCGTTGACCGCGGATGTGGACCGCGCCGAGCAGGTCGCCGTCGAAGCCGCACACGATGTCATCGCGGATCCGTCGATGTCCGGCAAGGTCATCGGTGAACCGGAGATGCTCGGCGTGCAGTCGCTGGCGGCCGACCAGCTCACGCTGCGGATGACCCTGAAGACCCGGCCGAACGCCCAATGGTCCGTGCAGCGCAAGCTCCGTCGCGAGATTCTGCGCGCCTACGACGAAAACGGAATCAACCTGCCGTACCCGCAGGGCCGCATTCACGCCGTCGTCGGTGGTCAGGAGACCAACGGCACGTAA